In one Zobellia galactanivorans genomic region, the following are encoded:
- the dapB gene encoding 4-hydroxy-tetrahydrodipicolinate reductase, with the protein MKIALFGYGKMGKMIEQIALNRNHTIVAKVDVDTVDIDFSEMDVAIDFSMPSAAYGNITKCFEHGVPVICGTTGWLDKYDEAVALCKAKNGAFIYASNFSLGVNVFFELNRYLATMMKNLDQYKVSMEEIHHTQKLDEPSGTAITLAEGIIDNTEYKGWKLEEAGDMEIPITSKRVGATPGTHSIDYSSTVDSIEIKHTAHNREGFALGAVTAAEWIVGKTGIFTMKDVLNLE; encoded by the coding sequence GTGAAAATAGCACTATTCGGATACGGAAAAATGGGAAAAATGATCGAACAGATCGCCCTTAACAGAAATCATACCATCGTTGCCAAAGTTGATGTCGACACCGTAGATATCGATTTTTCGGAAATGGATGTGGCCATTGATTTCAGTATGCCCTCGGCCGCTTATGGCAACATCACCAAATGTTTTGAACACGGCGTACCCGTTATCTGTGGAACCACAGGTTGGCTAGACAAATACGATGAGGCCGTGGCTTTATGCAAAGCTAAAAACGGGGCCTTTATCTACGCTTCGAACTTCAGCTTAGGCGTAAACGTCTTCTTTGAACTCAACCGTTACTTGGCCACCATGATGAAAAACCTAGACCAATACAAAGTGTCGATGGAAGAAATCCATCATACCCAAAAACTTGACGAACCCAGTGGTACGGCAATTACCTTGGCAGAAGGCATAATAGACAATACCGAATACAAGGGCTGGAAATTGGAGGAAGCCGGCGATATGGAAATTCCGATCACTTCCAAAAGAGTGGGCGCCACACCCGGCACCCATAGCATTGATTACAGCAGTACGGTCGATTCCATCGAAATCAAACATACCGCCCATAATCGCGAAGGCTTTGCCCTTGGTGCGGTAACCGCTGCGGAATGGATTGTTGGAAAAACCGGTATTTTTACCATGAAAGACGTGCTCAACCTTGAATAA